A single region of the Raphanus sativus cultivar WK10039 chromosome 1, ASM80110v3, whole genome shotgun sequence genome encodes:
- the LOC108843535 gene encoding FBD-associated F-box protein At5g27750-like encodes MIDFVSTIKSSHLSLSLSPLQSAAESTLRVLSTRWKNLWLTVPSLLLNCHNFPYRQDEVILSFFDRLLEFDPDSRLLKVKLECGGSEDIDGLRDRISTVIQRGPQHLDVESFTEYRDDDDDNFLYPFIDYMPLNLYTSKTLVSLTLTFSGLGDPGFVSMPCLKFMTLVKVHFRYAANLEKLVSGCPVLEDLTLIRNMDPILVGSDENTMRVRSGSLKRFRVPLSHGKDCSSFVKCTLEFDAPVLEHMTLGEDHYDIIVVKNLTSLFTVDLDIKFVVEFGVFFDPGDLSKRNEIRYFLSGMSGVRHMIISEKTVKALELYSNVGMIPKFNNLSRLEAVFPFKLLQFLPAFLECCPNLKHLILEVYYSREMEDAFALMNVPQCFLSTLECVQLKRIHEWEEEEMKVATFFLENAAVLKKLTLSLTNYPRYVFDEEIFEEVNKVTKRSPTCQILLDWDLC; translated from the exons ATGATCGATTTCGTATCCACCATAAAAAGTTCCCACCTTTCTCTCTCATTATCGCCGCTACAATCCGCCGCCGAATCAACTCTCCG GGTCTTATCAACAAGATGGAAGAATCTCTGGCTAACTGTTCCATCTCTCCTCTTAAACTGCCACAACTTCCCTTACAGACAAGACGAAGTGATCCTCAGCTTCTTCGACAGACTCCTCGAGTTCGACCCCGACTCACGCCTTCTAAAAGTTAAGTTGGAGTGCGGCGGCAGCGAGGATATAGACGGGCTCAGGGATCGGATCAGCACAGTGATTCAACGCGGACCTCAGCATCTTGACGTTGAGAGCTTTACTGAGTACAGAGATGACGACGACGACAATTTTCTATATCCTTTCATCGATTACATGCCTCTGAATCTCTACACGAGCAAGACATTGGTTTCCTTGACGCTCACGTTTTCGGGTCTTGGAGACCCTGGTTTTGTTTCTATGCCTTGTCTCAAGTTCATGACTCTTGTGAAAGTTCACTTTCGTTACGCTGCGAATCTGGAGAAACTCGTGTCAGGGTGTCCTGTTCTCGAAGACCTGACCTTGATAAGGAATATGGATCCTATTCTTGTGGGTTCCGATGAAAATACTATGCGTGTGAGGTCTGGGAGCTTGAAGAGGTTTCGTGTTCCCCTCAGTCACGGAAAGGATTGCAGTTCGTTTGTGAAATGCACACTTGAGTTTGATGCTCCGGTGCTAGAGCATATGACTCTGGGAGAAGATCATTATGATATCATCGTGGTAAAGAACCTGACTTCTTTGTTTACGGTTGATCTTGATATCAAGTTCGTTGTCGAGTTTGGTGTGTTCTTTGATCCGGGGGACTTATCAAAGAGAAATGAAATCCGTTACTTTCTCTCTGGGATGTCGGGTGTAAGACACATGATCATCTCTGAAAAAACAGTAAAG GCCCTTGAGCTTTACTCTAACGTAGGGATGATTCCCAAATTCAACAACTTATCACGTTTAGAAGCCGTGTTCCCCTTCAAGTTATTACAGTTTCTGCCAGCCTTTCTTGAGTGTTGCCCCAATCTGAAACACCTAATCTTG GAGGTTTATTATTCAAGGGAGATGGAGGATGCATTTGCACTCATGAATGTGCCTCAGTGCTTCTTATCGACTCTGGAGTGTGTTCAGCTAAAGAGAATCCACGAGTGGGAGGAAGAGGAGATGAAAGTAGCCACCTTCTTTCTTGAAAACGCTGCTGTCCTGAAGAAACTCACTCTGAGTCTCACCAACTATCCTCGTTATGTCTTTGATGAAGAAATCTTCGAGGAGGTTAATAAAGTTACAAAACGTTCTCCAACATGCCAAATTCTTCTTGATTGGGATTTATGTTGA
- the LOC108809445 gene encoding F-box/FBD/LRR-repeat protein At1g13780-like, which yields MPGCGTISELPESLLTEILSYLPTKHSVTTSALSRRWKNLWLGVPALDLNCDDFLPYSYREDEAVLRFLDRFLEFNPDLRLLKVKVKYGSVGLKDRISTVIQRGPQHLDVEGLTYYKDMPLNLYTSRTLVSLTITYSGLEDPGLVYMPCLKSMTLVKPLFRDDECLERLVSGCPVLEELTLVRDTHSSYVGEVDSFVRVRSGSLKRFRVPLWYEEEYCTSRFAKYAIEIDAPRLEHMTLGEDQFDSIAVKNLDSLFRVDLDIKFGGFKLGEFFVPEDSSERKNFGHLFLSGILSVRHMIISEKTVEALHLYSDVGLIPKFISLTRLEAVFPCILSQFLPVFLECCPNLKHLILEVVGLRWTEEAFELTNVPECFLSTLECVELKRICYWKEAEIKVATYFLENAAVLKKLTLSLLNSPRYVSDEEIFEEVNKVTKRSPRCQILPDWDSC from the exons ATGCCTGGGTGCGGTACGATCAGCGAGTTGCCGGAATCTTTGCTTACTGAAATACTCTCGTACCTTCCCACTAAACACTCGGTGACCACGAGCGCTTTATCGAGGAGATGGAAGAATCTGTGGCTAGGTGTTCCAGCTCTTGACTTAAACTGCGACGACTTCCTTCCTTATAGTTATAGAGAAGACGAAGCGGTCCTCAGATTCCTTGACAGATTCCTCGAGTTTAACCCTGATTTACGCCTTCTTAAAGTCAAGGTGAAGTACGGTAGCGTGGGGCTCAAGGATCGGATCAGTACAGTGATTCAACGTGGACCTCAGCATCTAGACGTTGAGGGTTTAACTTACTATAAGGACATGCCTCTCAATCTGTACACGAGCAGGACATTGGTTTCCTTGACGATCACGTATTCGGGTCTTGAGGATCCTGGTCTTGTTTACATGCCTTGTCTCAAGTCCATGACTCTTGTAAAACCTCTCTTTCGAGATGACGAGTGTCTGGAGAGACTCGTGTCGGGATGTCCTGTTCTCGAAGAGCTGACCTTGGTAAGGGATACCCATTCTAGTTATGTGGGTGAGGTTGATAGTTTCGTGCGTGTGAGGTCTGGGAGCTTGAAGAGGTTTCGTGTTCCGCTCTGGTACGAAGAAGAATATTGCACTAGTCGGTTTGCGAAATACGCTATTGAGATTGATGCTCCAAGGCTAGAGCATATGACTCTGGGAGAAGATCAGTTTGATAGCATAGCGGTGAAGAACCTGGATTCTTTGTTCAGGGTTGACCttgatataaagtttggtggTTTCAAGTTAGGCGAGTTCTTTGTTCCAGAGGACTCATCAGAGAGAAAGAACTTTGgccatctctttctctctgggaTATTGAGTGTAAGACACATGATCATCTCCGAGAAAACAGTGGAG GCCCTTCATCTTTACTCGGACGTAGGTCTGATTCCCAAATTCATCAGCTTAACACGTTTAGAAGCCGTGTTCCCTTGCATTTTATCACAGTTTTTGCCAGTCTTTCTTGAGTGTTGCCCCAATCTGAAACATCTAATCTTG GAGGTTGTTGGTTTAAGGTGGACGGAGGAAGCATTCGAACTCACAAATGTGCCTGAGTGCTTCTTATCGACTCTGGAGTGTGTTGAGTTAAAAAGAATTTGTTACTGGAAGGAAGCGGAGATAAAAGTAGCTACTTACTTTCTTGAGAACGCAGCAGTCCTGAAGAAACTCACTCTGAGTCTCTTGAATTCTCCTCGTTATGTCTCTGATGAAGAAATCTTCGAGGAGGTTAATAAAGTTACAAAACGTTCTCCAAGATGTCAAATTCTTCCTGATTGGGATTCATGTTGA
- the LOC108809403 gene encoding FBD-associated F-box protein At5g27750, producing MNWPISHLYFKRTISFVSPKKKSSHLSLPPYRSFWPLYSAGESTLRASSRDMPRCDMISALPEPLITKILSYLPTKHSVTTSVLSTRWKSLWLSVPSLDINCDDFPYGEEEVVLTFLDRFLEFNPDLRLLKVKVKCGNVEIEGLKERISTVIQRGPQHLDVEGCIYYIDPDAQLYPSVEYMPLDLYTSKTLVSLKLLSSGVEDPGFVCMPCLKSMTLVKSRFRDDVSLEKLVSGCPVLEELTLVRARDSSFEDEVDSFMRVRSGSLKRFRVPRHGYWGNTRGKCTLEIDAPVLEHMTLGEGHYDSVVLKNLTSLFSVDLDIKFGGVKLREFFVPEDSSERKNFGHLFLSGISSVRHMIISEKTVEALHLYSDVGLIPKFNNLSRLEAVFPSKLLQFLPVFLECCPNLKHLILEVVYSTFIGDAFELANVPQCFLSTLECVELKRIHDWEEEEMKVATYFLENAAVLKKLTLSLTNYPRYVSDEEIFEEVNKVTKRSPTCQIFVIGIYADE from the exons AtgaattggccgatttcccaTCTATACTTCAAACGAACGATCAGTTTCGtttcacccaaaaaaaaaagttcccaCCTTTCTCTCCCTCCGTATCGCTCATTTTGGCCGCTATACTCTGCCGGCGAATCAACTCTCCG GGCTTCGTCTCGTGATATGCCTCGGTGCGATATGATCAGCGCGTTACCGGAACCTTTGATTACTAAAATACTCTCATACCTTCCCACTAAACACTCGGTGACGACTAGCGTCTTATCAACGAGATGGAAGAGTCTGTGGCTAAGTGTTCCATCTCTCGACATAAACTGCGACGACTTCCCTtacggagaagaagaagtggtcCTCACATTCCTCGACAGATTCCTCGAGTTTAACCCTGATTTACGCCTTCTTAAAGTCAAGGTGAAGTGCGGTAACGTGGAGATAGAAGGGCTCAAGGAACGGATCAGCACAGTGATACAACGTGGACCTCAGCATCTAGACGTTGAGGGGTGTATTTACTATATAGACCCCGACGCCCAACTCTATCCTTCTGTCGAGTACATGCCTCTGGATCTGTACACGAGCAAGACATTGGTTTCATTAAAGCTCTTGTCTTCGGGGGTTGAGGATCCAGGTTTTGTTTGTATGCCTTGTCTTAAATCCATGACTCTTGTAAAATCTCGCTTTCGAGATGACGTTAGTCTGGAGAAACTCGTGTCGGGATGTCCTGTTCTTGAAGAGCTGACCTTGGTTAGGGCTAGGGATTCTAGTTTCGAGGATGAGGTTGATAGTTTCATGCGTGTGAGGTCTGGGAGCTTGAAGAGGTTCCGTGTTCCCCGGCACGGGTATTGGGGCAATACGAGAGGGAAATGCACGCTTGAGATTGATGCTCCGGTGCTAGAGCATATGACTCTCGGAGAAGGTCATTATGATAGCGTCGTGCTAAAGAACCTGACTTCTTTGTTCAGTGTTGACCTTGATATCAAGTTTGGTGGTGTCAAGTTACGCGAGTTCTTTGTTCCAGAGGACTCATCAGAGAGAAAGAACTTTGgccatctctttctctctgggaTATCGAGTGTAAGACACATGATCATCTCCGAGAAAACAGTGGAG GCCCTTCATCTTTACTCGGACGTAGGTCTGATTCCCAAATTCAATAACCTATCACGTTTAGAAGCCGTGTTCCCCAGCAAATTATTACAGTTTTTGCCAGTCTTTCTTGAGTGTTGCCCCAATCTGAAACACCTAATCTTG GAGGTTGTTTATTCAACGTTTATTGGGGATGCGTTCGAACTTGCAAACGTCCCTCAGTGCTTCTTATCAACTCTCGAGTGTGTTGAGCTAAAAAGAATTCATGACTGGGAGGAAGAGGAGATGAAAGTAGCCACTTACTTTCTTGAAAACGCTGCAGTCCTGAAGAAACTAACTCTGAGTCTCACCAACTATCCTCGTTATGTCTCTGATGAAGAAATCTTCGAGGAGGTTAATAAAGTTACAAAACGTTCTCCAACATGTCAAATCTTCGTGATTGGGATTTATGCtgatgagtga